The Arenibacter algicola region CCGAAATTTACAAAGCGTCCCTCTATCATTTTGCTATCATCAAAATCAGGATGTTCCAAAACACTTTCCTCCAGTATTCTGACAACAAGATCAACATCACTACCATAGGCCACTCCAACACCTATTTTGAAACGGGTTTTTTTCTTCTGGTGACTCCAATTGATGACCTTATTTGTAGTTATCAATGAATTTGGTATAATTATGGAAATATCGTTTCTGTTAAGTCCCCGCGAAGTTCTCAATCCAATTTCCTGTATTTCCACTATATCGCCATCTATTTCAAGGACGTCGTTGATTTTGATCGATTTCTCCGAAAGTAATATTATGCCAGAGATTACATCGTTGAAGGTTTGTTGCAGGCCCAATCCCACACCCACCAATAGTGCAGCGGAGCCGGCAATTAAAATGGTGACCTTGATGCCCACGGATTCCAATATAAAGCCAAAGGCAATTACCCATATAACATATTTAATGATTTGATATAGGGCATAAGTGTTTCCCTTATCCAGGTGCAACCCCTTATAGCGCCGAAATAGCGCCGATTTTATGAGCTTCAATATTACCCTTGTAATTAGAATTATTAATAGAATTATAACCAGGGTGTATACTTTTATTTTATAATCCCCAATACTGATCAGATTAAAGTCCAATAACTTACTTAGCGTATCCATTTCATTTTTTTAGGGCCACCG contains the following coding sequences:
- a CDS encoding mechanosensitive ion channel family protein; amino-acid sequence: MDTLSKLLDFNLISIGDYKIKVYTLVIILLIILITRVILKLIKSALFRRYKGLHLDKGNTYALYQIIKYVIWVIAFGFILESVGIKVTILIAGSAALLVGVGLGLQQTFNDVISGIILLSEKSIKINDVLEIDGDIVEIQEIGLRTSRGLNRNDISIIIPNSLITTNKVINWSHQKKKTRFKIGVGVAYGSDVDLVVRILEESVLEHPDFDDSKMIEGRFVNFGNSSLDFEVLFFSENVFRIEKVKSDIRKIINRKFSENKIVIPFPQMDLHFKSGHTEIIPKNEQPGSKK